The Novosphingobium terrae genome segment GGTGCGCAACATGATCGAAGCCACCGGCAAAGCGATCCACCTTGAGGTGGATGGCGGTGTCGATGTGGAAACCGCACGCCAGTGTGTGTCCGCGGGGGCGGATGTGCTGGTGGCGGGAACGTCCAGTTTCCGGGGTGGGCCGGAGCATTATGCCGCGAACATCGCGGCGCTGAAAAGGGCCGGGTAGACGATGTGGGAGGTCGAGGGAACGTCAGGTGCTGATCCTTCGGGTTCCCGTGAAGGGACGGTGCGTTCGCGCGCCATTCCCTTGACCTCCACACCGCCCTCGCATGAGGAAACCGCCCTGCTCGCCGATGAGCGGCAAGGCCATGGGCAGACCGGCGCCCGGCGCGACGCCAAGCTGATCGAACCCAGTCGCGCGCTGGCGCTGGCCGATTTCGGCCCGCCGAAAGTGGGCGCGGGTGAGCGGCTGATCCGCATGGCCTATCGCATGGGCGTGTCGGGCGGCATGCTCGCCGCACCGTTCCGCAAGCCTGCCAAGCCGCGCCTGCTGGCTGCCGTGGCCAATCCGCTGCCGGGCGACCGCGCCTCGGGCATGGCGCTGCGCTCGGGTCATTTTCTGGTGCATGGGCTGAAACTGCCGATCATGCAGGTCGATTTCGCGGGCGTGGCGCGTCTGGCGCCGCCCGTCGAGCAGGCCGTGCATGGCTTCGGCTGGCTGGCCGATCTGGAAGCGCTGGGCCAGGCCGACCGCAACAGCCGCGATGGCCGCGACCAGATCACCCCCGTCGCCGAACGCATTCTGGGCGCCTGGATGCAGGCCAACCCCAAGGCCCCCTCGCGCCCCGGCAAGGGCCCGGCGTGGAGCGTGGACAATGCCGGCAACCGCCTGCTCAACTGGCTGGTGCATGCCCCGCTGATCCTCTCCGGCCCTGACAAGGCGCTGCGCAACCGGATCATGGAGGTGATCGCCGACACCGCCCGCTGGCTCGACCGCAATGTGGGCCGTGGCGAAGACCTTCTGGCGCAGGTGACGGGCTGGTGCGCCATTGTCGCCGCCGGTCTGCTGCTGCCCGATGGCCGCCCGCGCCGCCTCTATGGCGAATCCGGCCTGATCGCCGCGCTGGGCGAATTGCTGGGCGATGATGGCGGCGTGATGAGCCGCAGCCCGCTCGGCCAGATGGAGGCGATGAGCGCCATCGTCCGCCTGATCGCCTGCTACCGCGCCACCCGTCGCGAGCCGCCCCGCGCGCTGGATTCGATCCTGCAGCTGATGGTGCCGCCGCTGCTGGCGCTGGCCCATGGCGATGGCTCGCTGGGCAGCTGGCAGGGCAGCTGGGCGGTTTCGGCCGATGCGGTGTCGCGGATGATCGCGGCGACCGGCGTGCGCACCCGCCCGCTGCGCGATGTGCGGCAGTGGGGTTATCAGCGCGTCAACGCGGGCAAGAGCATGCTACAGTTCGATGCCGCGCCGCCGCCGCTGGCGCGCCATGCCCGCACCGGCTGCGCCTCGACGCTGGCGTTTGAATTGAGCCATGCCGGGCAGCGCATCATCGTCAATTGCGGCGGCGCGGCGGCGGCGGGCGGCTTGATGCCCGTGCGTCTGGAGCAGGGCCTGCGCGCCACGGCAGCCCATTCCACGCTGGTGCTGGACGACGCCAACTCCACGGCGGTGCTGATCAACGGCGGCCTTGGCAATGGTGTGGCCGAGGTCGAGGTCGACCGCCGCACGCTGGAGGGCGAGGGCACCGCAGGCAGCTGGGGCGCCACCCGTCTGGAGGCCAGCCATGACGGCTATTCCACCCGCTATGGCCTGATCCACCGCCGCATCCTGATCCTGCGCGACGATGGCACGGAATTGCGCGGCGAAGACCTGCTCGTGCCGCAGGGCCGCAAGGGCAAGCGCGGGATGGTGGGCTATGCCATTCGCTTCCATTTAGGCCCCGGGATTGATGTCGGCCTGTCTCAGGACAAGCAGGGTGTGGGTCTGGCTTTGCCGGATGGGTCCTACTGGCAGTTCCGCGTCGGTTCGGGCGAGATCGGCATTGAGGAATCGATCTGGTGTGACGGGCAGGGGCGCCCGGTGCCGGTGCAGCAGATCGTGATTCAGGGCATGGTTTCGCGCGGGGGCGGGAATTTCGCCTGGTTGTTGAAGAAGATGGGCTAAAAGGAAGATGCGAGGGGGTTACCCCCTCGCGCTCCCATGACGTCTTCCGGCGCACGGGCAGTGGCACCGAAGCCGAGCGCCTCGGCTCTCCACCTGCGCTACCTAAGGCGCCGCAGGCCTGAATCCCTACAGCACTGCACCATCGCTCCTGCCTGCGGCGCGGCGACGTTGCTCTGTGGCCGAACCCATGGCTCCAAGGCTGACAAATAACGGGAGCGCGAGGGTGTAACACCCTCGCATTTTCCCTTTTCCTTCCTGCCCCTTACCTGCGCAAACCCGTCAAACCCCCGCAGGCCCCCTAGCCAAACCGGCCAAAATCCTTATGGGAGCGCGCAACAGCAGGGCGATCTCAACCCGCCCACCCGCCTCCGCAGGAAAGGCCGCATCATGACCGACATCGTTCCCATTCGCCGCGCATTGCTCTCCGTTTCGGACAAGACCGGTCTGGTCGATCTGGGCAAGTCTCTGGCGGCAAAGGGCGTTGAGCTGGTCTCGACGGGCGGCACGGCCAAGGCGCTGCGCGATGCGGGTCTGGATGTGAAGGACATCAGCGAGCTCACCGGCTTTCCCGAGATGATGGATGGCCGCGTGAAGACGCTGCACCCCAAGGTCCATGGCGGCCTTCTGGCGGTGCGCGACAACGCCGAGCACGTCGCCAGCATGGATGAGCACGCCATCGGCGCGATCGATCTGGTGGTGGTGAACCTCTATCCCTTCGTGCAGACGGTCGCCAAGGGCGGCACGCGCGAGGAAATCATCGAGAACATCGACATCGGCGGCCCCTCGATGGTGCGCAGCGCGGCGAAGAACCATGAGTTCGTCGCCATTGTGACCGATCCGGCGGATTACGCCGCTGTCGCCGCTGGTGAGACCACGCTGGCCCAGCGCCGCAAGTTCGCCGCCAAGGCCTATGCGCTGACCGCCAGCTATGATGGCGCGATCAGCCAGTGGTTCGCCCATGCCGATCAGGGCGAGACCTTCCCCGAGACGCTGGCGATCACCGCCGACCGCGCCACCACGCTGCGCTATGGCGAGAATCCGCATCAGCAGGCAGCACTGTACCTGCCCAAGGGCGCAGCCGCGCGTGGCATCGCCAATGCCGTGCAGGTGCAGGGCAAGGAGCTGAGCTACAACAACTACAACGACGCCGATGCCGCGCTAGAGCTGGTCGCCGAGTTCCGCGATGCTGAACCGACTGTGGTGATCGTCAAGCATGCCAACCCCTGCGGCGTCGCCACGGCGGCCACGCTGGTGGAAGCCTATGAGGCCGCGCTGAAGTGCGACTCGGTCAGCGCCTTTGGCGGTATCATCGCTGTGAACCGCCCGCTGGACGGCCCCACCGCCGAAGCCATCAGCGGCATCTTCACCGAAGTGGTCTGCGCGCCCGACGCCGATGACGCCGCCAAGGCCGTCTTCGCCAAGAAGAAGAACCTGCGCCTGCTGCTGACCGGCGAGCTGCCCGATCCCAAGCGCGAGGGCCTGACCGTCAAGCCCATCGCCGGTGGCATGCTGGTGCAGAACCGCGACAACGGCTCGATCACGCTGGATGACCTGAAGGTCGTCACCAAGCGCCAGCCCAGCGAGCAGGAGCTGACCGACGCCCTCTTCGCCTGGACCATCGCCAAGCATGTGAAGTCCAACGCCATCGTCTATGCCAAGGACGGCATCACGGCGGGCATCGGCGCGGGCCAGATGAACCGCCGCGATTCCAGCCGCATCGCCGCCGCCAAGGCCAAGGAAGCCGCTGAAACACATGGCTTTGCCGATGTCCACACGAAGGGCAGCGCGGTCGCCTCGGACGCCTTCTTCCCCTTCGCTGACGGTCTGCTGGCCGCTGTCGAGGCCGGCGCCACCATGGTGATCCAGCCGGGCGGCTCGATGCGTGACGACGAAGTCATCAAGGCCGCCGATGAGGCCGGTCTGGCGATGGTTTTCACAGGCATGCGACACTTCCGCCACTAATGGCGACAAAGGTGAACCGCGCCGAAAGGGCCGGTTCATCGACTCCACGCTAATCAGGCGCTGCGACGAGCCGTTCGTCGCAGCGCCACGCCTTTTTGTCGCGCCCGGATGCGGGTGAGACCAAAGGGGGGCTGGAACTTTTTGACGGCAGTACCATTTAGGGCCTCCCCCCAAGGGCTTTCCCAGAGCCCGCCAGACAAGTCGACTCCTCCTATGAGCCTTATCAAATCAGACCTGTTCCGCTCTTTCGCCGTCGGCTTCACGCTGGGCGCGATTGCGATCTGCCTGTTCCTGAGCACACATAACGGTGCGAGCAACCCGGTGATCCCCGCCGCGGTGGCCGCGCCCTCCCGCTAAGGATATCCGCATCATGCGCCCAGCCCTTGCTGCTGCGGTGCTGATGCTGGCGGCGGCCTGCTCGCCCACCGATACGGCGCAAGCCGGAGGCCAGAGCCGATCCGCCGCGCCTGCGGGCGAAACCATCCTCCTGACTCCTGACGCCAGAGTGCCCGCGCAGGAAGCCCCCGGCAAAAAGATCGCGATCTTCTCCGGCGGCTGCTTCTGGGGCGTGGAAGGCGTCTTCTCGCATGTGAAGGGCGTGACCAGCGCCGTTTCGGGCTATCAGGGCGGCAGCGCCTCCACCGCCAATTACGACAGCGTGAGCGAGGGCGACACCGGCCATGCCGAAAGCGTGCGCGTGGCCTATGACCCCGCCGTGATCCGCTACGACCAGCTGTTGCAGATCTTCTTTTCAGTGGTGGCCGATCCCACGCAATTGAACCGTCAGGGGCCGGACAGCGGTACGCAATATCGCAGCGCGCTGGTGCCCCAGAGCCCCGAGCAGGAAAAAGTCGCCCGCGCCTATCTGGCTCAGCTGGATGCGGCCCATCTGTGGAAAGGCGCCGTGGTCACCCGCGTGGAGCCCATGAAGGGCTTCTATCCCGCCGAGACCTATCATCAGGATTTCATGCTGAAAAACCCCGGGCATCCCTACATCCAGTATTGGGATGTGGCCAAGGTGGAAGGGCTGAGGAAGCTGTTCCCGCAGGTTTATAAGGCTGATTTTACCAGGAATTGAAGGGTTGAAGCAGGGGGTGTTACACCCCCTGCACCCCCATGACGTCTCCCGACACGGTTGGAGCGCCAAGCCAGATCGCAGCGCAAACGTCCCACCGCCGGAGGCAAATCATTCATTCCCTGCGGGGCGGACAGGGCACGCCGATAGGGTGCCACCATCCTTTCGCCGGAAGACGTTATGGGAGCGCGAGGGGGTAACCCCCTCGCATCTTTCTTCTTCCTCTTAACCCGGCTACAACACCCTTATGTCCGCACATCACCACCATCACGAACTCTCTGGCGACGGCCTTGTCCACGCCGCCCGCGCTGCTCTGGAGCTGGCGGGCGAGCAATGGACCGACATGCGCGGCGATGTGTATGATGCGCTGGCCAGCGAGGGCAAACCGGCCTCGGCCTATGACATTGCCGAGGCGGTGTCGAAGCTGCGCGGCAAGCGTGTGGCGGCCAACAGCGTCTATCGCATTCTGGACCTCTTCGTGCGGACCAATCTGGCGCGGCGGGTGGAAAGCGCGAATGCCTATATCGCCAACCCGCATCCGGGCTGCCGCCATGACTGCATCTTCCTGATCTGCGAAGTCTGCGGCAAGGCCGTACATATCGATGACGACAAGCTGACCGGCGCTCTGGTCGAAGCAGCCAAGGCGGCAGGCTTTGCCGATGTGCGCCCGGTGGTGGAGCTGCGCGGCATGTGCGCCGATTGCACCGCCGGAGCAGAATAATCCTTCAGAATTGAGTCAGGCTGAGCAGATTGCCTTCGGGGTCGGGGAACCATGCGACCATGGTTTGGCCATCCGGGGCCGTCCAGACGCCATCTGAGTCCTGACCGAAGCCGTCATAGGTCTTGAACGCCACACCCTTGGCTTTCAGCGCGAGGATGGTGGCGCGGATGTCTGCCACGCTCCATCCGAAGGCCGTGTGGGGCTCGGGCTTGTGGCTGGGCAGGTTGGTCAGGCGCAGCATCGCGCCTTGCCCCAGATCGAAGGCGATGGCGAAATCATCTTCCCCCGTCAGCGGCAGCCCCAGCACATCGGCGTAGAAGGATTTCAACGCTTGGGGATTGGTGCTGAAGACGAAACCGATGGGATGGGCGCTTGGCGGCAAGGTCATGGCAGGCTCCATGGCTGGAACCGTGCCAATCTCTCACCGCCTGAGGCTGCCGTCAAACCCTTCAGCGCACGCCGTGCATCAGGCGCTTGAGCAGCGGCGCAATCGCCAGCAGCACCACGCCCACAGCCACCGACGACCAGCCGATCTGGCGGTAGGTGGCGATATAGGTTTCAAGGCTGAGCTTGAGGTTGGTCACCTCGCCGCCCACGGTCTTCACCGTCGCCAGCTGCGCCAGCAGGCCCGCGCCATACTCACCCAGCGCCATGGAGAGATACCATGTGCCCATCATCAGGCCGACCACACGCGGGATGGCCAGCTTGGTGATCATGGAAAGTCCCACGGGCGAGAGGCACAGCTCGGCGATCGAATGGATCACATAGAGCCCGGCCAGCCAGATCAGCCCCACCTTGAAGCTGGGCCCCACGAATTGCGCGCCCAGCACCAGAAACAGGAAGCCCGCGCCCACGCCGATCAGGCCCAGCGCGAATTTCACGGGAATCGAGGGCTCCCACCCCTTGCGGCCCAGCACGCTCCACAGCGCGCCCATCACCGGCGCCAGCAGGATGATCGCCACCGAGTTGAACTGCTGCGTCTGCGGCGCGGACATCCTCAGGCTGCCCCAGAGGGTGAGATCGGTGTTGCGGTCGGCAAAGAGGGTGAGGGAGGAACCGGCCTGCTCGAACAGGCTCCAGAACACGGTGTTGAAGGTGATCAGCACCATGGCGGCCACCATCATCTGGAATTCCTTGCGGCTGCCCACCCGCCATGACCAGATCAGGATCGCGGGCAGGGCAATCGCGAAGGTGCCGCAGAGAAACTTGCCCATCAGCGGCAGGCCCAGCAGATAACCGGCCAGGCCCGCGCCCGCGACTGGCTCGGGCGTGTCCATCAAATTGACGAAGAGCAGGTAGAACAGCGGGATCGCCAGCACGGCCAGCGCATAGATCGTCCAGGCGCGATCACCACCCTCGCGCTGCGGGGTTTCGCCATAGCCGGCCAGACGCCCGCCATCGAAACGCAGCATCGCCCAGGCCAGCAGCATCACCGCGCCCGCCGAGCCGAAACCGGCGGGCCAGCCATAGGCGTCGGCCAGCCATGGCGCCACCGTCTGCCCGATCATCGAGCCGAGGTTGATGCCCATGTAGAAGATGGTGAAACCGGCGTCGCGGCGGCGGTCGCCCTGTTCGTACAGCGCGCCGACCATGGTCGAGATGTTGGGTTTGAAGAAGCCATTGCCCACCGCCACGGCGGAGAGCGCCATCAGCATCAGGGCCACGCGCCAGCCTTCGCGCACGGCGCCTTCCTTCAGCGCGCCGGGGGCCAGATGGCGGGCGACATGGCCGTCAGCGGCCAGCAGGTCGATGCTGCCATCGTCATTGCCGCGAATCTGCTCGGGGCTTCCATTCACGATCACCACGCGGCGTTCATCCGCGCCGCTGGTGGGGCCATCGCGGAAATGTTCGATCACCACCTCGTGGCGCGCGCCGTCGAATTCGACCCAGGGTTTGGCCGCATGGCCACCAAAGGCCAGCGTGAAATAGCCCGCCGCCATCACCAGCGCGCCGAATTTCACCGAGCGTTTCGAGCCCAGAAACTGGTCCGCCACCAGACCGCCCGCCAGTGGCGTGAGGTAAACCAGCGCGGTATAGCCGCCATAGATCCCGGTCGAGGCGTGATCGCCCAGCACGAAATGCTTGGTGAGATAAAGGGTTAGCAGCGCCCGCATGCCGTAGAAGCCGAAACGCTCCCACATCTCGATCGAGAACAGGCGGGCAAGCTGCGCGGGGTGCCCCATCCATTGGCGTGGGGCGGTGTTCGAAGCATCTCTCATCGCGGCAGGCTTAGAGCATCGGGCAAAAAAGTGGGAACCGGATTTTCGTAAAAAGCGATGTCGTAATGAAACGTCAGATCGGGTGCGAAAAGCGCCCGATTGCATTACGACCAAGGTCCAAATCCCGCAGGAATGCTTGCGTGAGAGGCTGTATTATGGCACTGATGCACCATGGTCGCATCACCCAAACCCGTCTATCTCAAGCTGCGCGATATGATCGCCGCAGCCATCATCGATGGCACCTATCCGGAAGGGACATTGCTCCCCTCGGTGCGGGCGCTGGCAGCCGAGCAGGGCGCCAATCCGCTCACCGTGGCCAAGGCTTACCAGCAGTTCCAGCTGGACGGTCTGGTGGAGGTGCAGCGCGGCGTGGGCATGCTGGTGGCCCCCAATGCGGCAACCCGCCTGCGCAAGACCGAGCGCGACCAGTTCCTCACCGAAGAGTGGCCCGCCATCCGCCAGCGCATCGACCGCCTTGGCCTGGACGCGCAAGAGTTGCTGGCGAAGCAGCCGGGCTGAGAATCTGCTGCAAAAAATGGGCCTGTCCCATTTCCGGATTGGCAGGAACTCTTGACTGTTCCGCAACTTATGTCACTTATATGCATTGCACTGATGGAATGATGCCGCCGGCCGGAAGTGGGACCGGCGGAGGCATCGGGTGCTTTATACGGGTTGGGGGAAGTTCAATGATCCGATCGGAATTGCTTCAGGCTCTGTCCAAGGCGAACCCGGAACTGCGGGCCGATGATGTCGAGCGCGTGGTCGATGTGTTCTTCGATGAAATCGCTCAGCGCCTGGCCGAAGGCGGCCGCGTTGAACTGCGCGGCTTCGGCGCCTTTTCCTCGCGTGAGCGCGAACCCCGCAAGGGCCGCAATCCGCGCACCGGCGAATCGGTGGACGTGCCCGGCAAGCGCGTGCCCTTCTTCAAGCCCGGCAAGGAAATGCGCGCGCGCCTGAACGTCGAGGGCTGATTCGCGCTGGTTTCAGGGCTCTTGCTCCGTCTGGCGCGATCTGCCACAGGCAACAGCGCGCGGACGTGGCGGAATGGTAGACGCCGGAGACTTAAAATCTTCTGAGCCTTGCTCGTGCGGGTTCGAGTCCCGCCGTCCGCACCAAATCTTCCTGAAGGTTTTTAAGGGATTGAAGCAGGGGGTGTTACACCCCCTGCACCCCCGTGACGTCTTCCGACACGGATGAAACGCCAAGCCAGATCACAGCGCGAACGTCCCACCGCCGGAGGCTTTTATGCCTGCGGCGCTGCGGGCCTCGCTCCATGGCCGAACCCGTGGCGCAAGGCTGACATTCATGGGAGCGCGAGGGGGTAACCCCCTCGCATTTTCCTTTCTTACAATTCTTCCGGCCAATACAGCCGCATAGGATTGGTCACCAACAGCTTCTGCTGCAGCTCTGCCGTGGGCGCGATGCGGGGGATCATGTCCACGATATGCCCGTCATCGGGAATGTTCTTTTCCATGTTGGGATGCGGCCAGTCAGTGCCCCAGATCACGCGGTCCTGATAGTCTGCGACCAGAGGCGCGATGGCGGCGGCAAAGTCGTTCCACGGGTCGCCGCTCGCGTCGAGGCGATCCGGGCAGGTGGGCTTGAACCAGATGTCGTCGCGGCTTTCCAGCAGGCGGCGGAAGGCTTTCAAATCCTCACCATCGGGGCCCTGCGAAACGTCGGGGCGACCCATATGGTCCACCACCACGGGGACGGGGATGGCGGCGATGAAGGGGCGCAGCTCTTCGAGGATGTCGGCCTCGAAATAGATCACCACATGCCAGCCTTCGGGCAGGCGGGCGGCGAGATCGAGGAACTTGTCCTTGGGGGCGTTGTCGACGAGGCGCTTGAGGAAGTTGAAGCGCACGCCGCGCATGCCCTTGGCGTGCAGGTCGGCCAGTTCCTCAGCCGAGATATCGGGATCGACCACGGCCACACCGCGCGCCTTGCCGCCGGACAGCGCGATGCCGTTCAGAGTCGCGGCATTGTCGGTGCCATGGCAGCTGGCCTGCACGATCACATTGCGCGAGAAGCCGAGGTGATCGCGCAAGGCGAAAAGCATGTCCGGGCCGGCATCCTCGGGCAGATACTTGGCCTTGGGGCTGAAGGGGAAGTCCGCCATCGGGCCGAAGACGTGGCAATGGGCGTCCACCGCGCCGGGGGGCGGGGTGAAGCTGGGCTTGGACGGGGCGCTGTGCCACGAGGTGATACGGTCAGTCATTGAAACTCTCCCTTGGCGTGTCTCAGCCGAAAACGGTTCCATCCATCAGCTTGCGCGCGGTGCGCAGCAGGGCGGCGGTGGCGACCTGCCCCTTGTCGTCCAGTTCCAGCACGCAGCTCATCTCGCCGGTGGGATGCTCGACAGAGAGCGTCTTGCGGTTGCCCTCGGGGATCTCCGCCACCTCGGCGGCGGGCGAACCCGGAATCAGGCAGGCCGTGGCGACGCTGACCGCACCCAGCACGCCGATCGTGGCATGCGCGCGATGCGGGATAAAGCTGCGCACGGTAACCGCGCCGCCGTTCTTGGGCGGGGCCACCAGCATCATCTTGGGGACGGACTTTTCCTTCACATCGCCCAGATTCATGGTTTCGCCCACAGCCAGACGGATCGCCTCGATCTTGGCTTTCAGCTCGGTGTTGGCGTCGAGACTCTCGCGGTCTTCATAACCCGTGATGCCGACATCTTGCGCCTTCATCACCACGCAGGGCATGCCATTGTCGATCAGCGTGACCGGCACACCATTGACCACGTCCACCGCATTCCCGCTGGGCAGCAGCGCCCCGCAAGACGAACCGGCGGTATCGCGAAACTCCAGCGGAATGGGCGCATGCGAGCCCGGCACGCCATCGATCCTCGCGTCACCATTGTAGGTCACAACCCCACCCGGCGTCTGCACCGTTGCCACCGCAACTTGGCCCGTGTTCTCCATGAAGATCGCCACGCGGGTTTCATCGCCTGTGGCCGGGATCAACCCGCGCTCGATGGCGAAGGGCCCGATGCCCGCCAGAATGTTGCCGCAGTTCTGCGCATCCGTCACAATCGCCTGATCGACGAACACCTGCAGGAACAGGTAATCGACATCGATCCCCTCACGATCCGACTTGCTGACGACCGCCACCTTGCTGGTCAACGGATCGGCGCCGCCCATGCCATCGATCTGGCGCTCATCGGGGCTGCCCATCACGCCTAGCAAGAAGGCGTCGCGCTCGGCTGTGTCGGCGGGGAGGTCGCTCTTCAGGAAGAAACCGCCCTTCGACGTGCCGCCGCGCATCCAAAGGCAGGGGGCGGAAAATCCGGTGGTCATGATGGGGTGTCCTCTCAGATTATTCGGTCAAGAAGGAAGTGAAGATGCGAGGGTCATAACCCTCGCGCTCCCTTTAATGTCTGCCTCGCGCCACGGGTTCGGCCTTGCGCTGACTTTGCAGCGCCGCAGGCATGAAAGCCTCCGGCGGTGGGACGTTTGCGCAGCCATCTGGCTTGGCGCTTCATCCGTGTCGGGAGACGTAACGGGGGTGCAGGGGGCGTAACGCCCCCTGCTTTCATCCCTTAAATATACTTCAGGCCTTCCTTTTCGAGACGCTCCCGCATCTTGTACATGTCGAGACCCAGAATACCGGAAGCCAGCTTCTCGCGCTTCTCGCCTTCGTTGGCCTCACGTGCCTGAGCGGCGGCCAGAACCTCGGCGGCCTTCTCGCGCGGCACGACCACCACGCCGTCGTCATCGGCCACGATCACGTCGCCCGGCTGCACGGCGGCATTGGCGCAGACCACCGGCACGTTCACCGAGCCCAGCGTGTTCTTCACCGTGCCCTGCGCCGAGACGGCCTTGGACCACACGGGGAAGTTCATCTCGGTCAGATCGCGCACGTCGCGCACGCCCGCGTCGATGATGAGGCCGCGGCAGCCGCGGGCCTGAGCGCTGGTGGCCAGCAGATCGCCAAAATAGCCGTCCTCGCAAGGCGAAGTGGGAGCGAGGAGCAACACGTCACCTTCCTTCAACTGCTC includes the following:
- a CDS encoding heparinase II/III family protein, which translates into the protein MWEVEGTSGADPSGSREGTVRSRAIPLTSTPPSHEETALLADERQGHGQTGARRDAKLIEPSRALALADFGPPKVGAGERLIRMAYRMGVSGGMLAAPFRKPAKPRLLAAVANPLPGDRASGMALRSGHFLVHGLKLPIMQVDFAGVARLAPPVEQAVHGFGWLADLEALGQADRNSRDGRDQITPVAERILGAWMQANPKAPSRPGKGPAWSVDNAGNRLLNWLVHAPLILSGPDKALRNRIMEVIADTARWLDRNVGRGEDLLAQVTGWCAIVAAGLLLPDGRPRRLYGESGLIAALGELLGDDGGVMSRSPLGQMEAMSAIVRLIACYRATRREPPRALDSILQLMVPPLLALAHGDGSLGSWQGSWAVSADAVSRMIAATGVRTRPLRDVRQWGYQRVNAGKSMLQFDAAPPPLARHARTGCASTLAFELSHAGQRIIVNCGGAAAAGGLMPVRLEQGLRATAAHSTLVLDDANSTAVLINGGLGNGVAEVEVDRRTLEGEGTAGSWGATRLEASHDGYSTRYGLIHRRILILRDDGTELRGEDLLVPQGRKGKRGMVGYAIRFHLGPGIDVGLSQDKQGVGLALPDGSYWQFRVGSGEIGIEESIWCDGQGRPVPVQQIVIQGMVSRGGGNFAWLLKKMG
- the purH gene encoding bifunctional phosphoribosylaminoimidazolecarboxamide formyltransferase/IMP cyclohydrolase — protein: MTDIVPIRRALLSVSDKTGLVDLGKSLAAKGVELVSTGGTAKALRDAGLDVKDISELTGFPEMMDGRVKTLHPKVHGGLLAVRDNAEHVASMDEHAIGAIDLVVVNLYPFVQTVAKGGTREEIIENIDIGGPSMVRSAAKNHEFVAIVTDPADYAAVAAGETTLAQRRKFAAKAYALTASYDGAISQWFAHADQGETFPETLAITADRATTLRYGENPHQQAALYLPKGAAARGIANAVQVQGKELSYNNYNDADAALELVAEFRDAEPTVVIVKHANPCGVATAATLVEAYEAALKCDSVSAFGGIIAVNRPLDGPTAEAISGIFTEVVCAPDADDAAKAVFAKKKNLRLLLTGELPDPKREGLTVKPIAGGMLVQNRDNGSITLDDLKVVTKRQPSEQELTDALFAWTIAKHVKSNAIVYAKDGITAGIGAGQMNRRDSSRIAAAKAKEAAETHGFADVHTKGSAVASDAFFPFADGLLAAVEAGATMVIQPGGSMRDDEVIKAADEAGLAMVFTGMRHFRH
- the msrA gene encoding peptide-methionine (S)-S-oxide reductase MsrA, which translates into the protein MRPALAAAVLMLAAACSPTDTAQAGGQSRSAAPAGETILLTPDARVPAQEAPGKKIAIFSGGCFWGVEGVFSHVKGVTSAVSGYQGGSASTANYDSVSEGDTGHAESVRVAYDPAVIRYDQLLQIFFSVVADPTQLNRQGPDSGTQYRSALVPQSPEQEKVARAYLAQLDAAHLWKGAVVTRVEPMKGFYPAETYHQDFMLKNPGHPYIQYWDVAKVEGLRKLFPQVYKADFTRN
- a CDS encoding Fur family transcriptional regulator translates to MSAHHHHHELSGDGLVHAARAALELAGEQWTDMRGDVYDALASEGKPASAYDIAEAVSKLRGKRVAANSVYRILDLFVRTNLARRVESANAYIANPHPGCRHDCIFLICEVCGKAVHIDDDKLTGALVEAAKAAGFADVRPVVELRGMCADCTAGAE
- a CDS encoding VOC family protein, which produces MTLPPSAHPIGFVFSTNPQALKSFYADVLGLPLTGEDDFAIAFDLGQGAMLRLTNLPSHKPEPHTAFGWSVADIRATILALKAKGVAFKTYDGFGQDSDGVWTAPDGQTMVAWFPDPEGNLLSLTQF
- a CDS encoding peptide MFS transporter yields the protein MRDASNTAPRQWMGHPAQLARLFSIEMWERFGFYGMRALLTLYLTKHFVLGDHASTGIYGGYTALVYLTPLAGGLVADQFLGSKRSVKFGALVMAAGYFTLAFGGHAAKPWVEFDGARHEVVIEHFRDGPTSGADERRVVIVNGSPEQIRGNDDGSIDLLAADGHVARHLAPGALKEGAVREGWRVALMLMALSAVAVGNGFFKPNISTMVGALYEQGDRRRDAGFTIFYMGINLGSMIGQTVAPWLADAYGWPAGFGSAGAVMLLAWAMLRFDGGRLAGYGETPQREGGDRAWTIYALAVLAIPLFYLLFVNLMDTPEPVAGAGLAGYLLGLPLMGKFLCGTFAIALPAILIWSWRVGSRKEFQMMVAAMVLITFNTVFWSLFEQAGSSLTLFADRNTDLTLWGSLRMSAPQTQQFNSVAIILLAPVMGALWSVLGRKGWEPSIPVKFALGLIGVGAGFLFLVLGAQFVGPSFKVGLIWLAGLYVIHSIAELCLSPVGLSMITKLAIPRVVGLMMGTWYLSMALGEYGAGLLAQLATVKTVGGEVTNLKLSLETYIATYRQIGWSSVAVGVVLLAIAPLLKRLMHGVR
- a CDS encoding GntR family transcriptional regulator, which produces MVASPKPVYLKLRDMIAAAIIDGTYPEGTLLPSVRALAAEQGANPLTVAKAYQQFQLDGLVEVQRGVGMLVAPNAATRLRKTERDQFLTEEWPAIRQRIDRLGLDAQELLAKQPG
- a CDS encoding integration host factor subunit beta — translated: MIRSELLQALSKANPELRADDVERVVDVFFDEIAQRLAEGGRVELRGFGAFSSREREPRKGRNPRTGESVDVPGKRVPFFKPGKEMRARLNVEG
- a CDS encoding amidohydrolase family protein is translated as MTDRITSWHSAPSKPSFTPPPGAVDAHCHVFGPMADFPFSPKAKYLPEDAGPDMLFALRDHLGFSRNVIVQASCHGTDNAATLNGIALSGGKARGVAVVDPDISAEELADLHAKGMRGVRFNFLKRLVDNAPKDKFLDLAARLPEGWHVVIYFEADILEELRPFIAAIPVPVVVDHMGRPDVSQGPDGEDLKAFRRLLESRDDIWFKPTCPDRLDASGDPWNDFAAAIAPLVADYQDRVIWGTDWPHPNMEKNIPDDGHIVDMIPRIAPTAELQQKLLVTNPMRLYWPEEL
- a CDS encoding 4-oxalomesaconate tautomerase, producing MTTGFSAPCLWMRGGTSKGGFFLKSDLPADTAERDAFLLGVMGSPDERQIDGMGGADPLTSKVAVVSKSDREGIDVDYLFLQVFVDQAIVTDAQNCGNILAGIGPFAIERGLIPATGDETRVAIFMENTGQVAVATVQTPGGVVTYNGDARIDGVPGSHAPIPLEFRDTAGSSCGALLPSGNAVDVVNGVPVTLIDNGMPCVVMKAQDVGITGYEDRESLDANTELKAKIEAIRLAVGETMNLGDVKEKSVPKMMLVAPPKNGGAVTVRSFIPHRAHATIGVLGAVSVATACLIPGSPAAEVAEIPEGNRKTLSVEHPTGEMSCVLELDDKGQVATAALLRTARKLMDGTVFG